The Spartinivicinus poritis genome contains a region encoding:
- a CDS encoding VacB/RNase II family 3'-5' exoribonuclease, whose translation MLSNDSLAQLKQLKQQLKAQKQLFQGKVKDSPLKTATILLDDGRQALLNAEEAQRVLPHDLVKVTLTGGKGSQLTAEIEELVRSDFKEFTGKIVIKGKAVFVDPDYGRMNRWIFIPPKQRGKAQAGDYVRCRLVQHPIKNGKPQAEVLTVIGNDKQPGIEANYVINKYQLQDGWSEAVQQQVEQILATGVRDKVTEQHQDLTAIPFVTIDSAATQDMDDALFAEANEDGSWRVIIAIADPASWVEPGTPVDQAARERGMSVYLPGRTLAMLPEALSNDRCSLMANQERLALVCEMQLATDGEIKSYQFYSAVVCSKAKLSYESVSEYIEQGNKGALGEANEILAQTVDSLYAVQQVLTRYREQQAVSFDNKPDYNLVLNEQQKIASIEKQQRLSAHKLVEECMVAANRCAAQFIKAKAANSGIYITNAGLRKERLDDVAKLLEQQLPTFDFSQLSDPMGYRQVLLALNNQATEVPVKAILSRQLERSLFSNEPLPHAGMGFDIYTTFTSPIRKYNDLLMHRLIKALLLSQPVEPTSNEVLEQLQQQQYRTRQATNEMEQWLICQYLQDKTAEVFQGKVVQLNSFGFTVRLDDNGVEGFVDARKLPQSYSFDPLYQTLHSKDKEQRFTLEQAVSVQLLQADVKRRSVRFTLVN comes from the coding sequence ATGTTAAGTAATGATTCATTAGCCCAGCTGAAACAACTAAAACAACAACTCAAGGCTCAAAAACAACTATTTCAAGGGAAAGTAAAAGACTCTCCTCTTAAGACAGCTACTATCCTGTTGGATGATGGTAGACAAGCATTATTGAATGCGGAAGAAGCACAAAGAGTTCTCCCTCATGATTTGGTGAAAGTGACTTTAACAGGGGGCAAAGGCAGTCAACTTACTGCTGAGATCGAAGAATTAGTGCGTAGTGACTTTAAAGAATTCACTGGCAAGATAGTAATAAAAGGCAAGGCAGTTTTTGTTGATCCCGATTATGGACGGATGAACCGCTGGATATTTATCCCACCTAAACAACGGGGTAAAGCACAGGCAGGAGATTATGTTCGTTGTCGTTTGGTACAACACCCAATAAAAAATGGAAAGCCACAGGCAGAAGTGCTTACAGTGATTGGTAATGATAAACAGCCAGGTATTGAAGCAAACTATGTCATTAATAAGTATCAACTACAAGATGGTTGGTCAGAGGCTGTACAACAGCAGGTTGAGCAGATTCTGGCTACAGGTGTGCGAGATAAAGTCACTGAGCAACACCAAGACTTAACAGCTATTCCTTTTGTTACGATTGACTCAGCAGCTACTCAAGATATGGATGATGCATTATTCGCTGAAGCTAATGAAGATGGCAGCTGGCGGGTAATAATTGCGATTGCTGATCCCGCTAGCTGGGTGGAGCCAGGTACACCTGTTGATCAAGCAGCCCGCGAGCGTGGCATGTCTGTTTATTTGCCTGGTCGTACATTGGCTATGCTACCAGAAGCTTTATCTAATGATCGCTGTTCATTAATGGCTAACCAGGAGCGGTTAGCTTTAGTTTGTGAGATGCAACTAGCGACAGATGGTGAAATTAAAAGTTATCAATTTTACTCCGCAGTAGTTTGCTCAAAGGCAAAGCTTAGTTATGAGTCAGTGAGCGAGTATATCGAGCAGGGAAATAAAGGTGCATTGGGCGAAGCAAATGAAATACTCGCACAAACAGTTGATTCCCTTTATGCGGTGCAGCAAGTACTAACTCGGTATCGTGAGCAGCAAGCAGTTAGCTTTGACAATAAGCCTGATTACAACCTGGTGCTGAATGAGCAGCAAAAAATAGCCAGTATTGAAAAGCAGCAGCGGCTTTCAGCTCATAAACTAGTCGAAGAATGTATGGTGGCTGCTAATCGTTGTGCTGCTCAGTTTATCAAAGCGAAAGCGGCTAACTCAGGCATATATATTACCAATGCAGGCTTGAGAAAAGAGCGCTTGGATGATGTGGCTAAGTTACTTGAACAGCAACTACCCACGTTCGATTTTTCCCAGCTATCCGATCCTATGGGATATCGTCAGGTACTGCTTGCGCTTAATAACCAGGCCACTGAGGTACCAGTAAAAGCGATTCTTAGTCGTCAGCTGGAGCGTAGTTTATTCAGTAATGAGCCGTTACCTCATGCTGGAATGGGGTTTGATATTTATACAACATTCACCTCTCCTATTCGTAAATATAATGATTTATTAATGCATCGCTTGATTAAAGCATTATTGCTTAGTCAGCCAGTAGAGCCGACATCTAATGAAGTGCTTGAGCAGTTGCAACAACAACAATATCGTACTCGCCAGGCAACCAATGAAATGGAGCAATGGTTGATCTGCCAGTATTTACAAGATAAAACAGCCGAAGTATTTCAAGGTAAAGTGGTTCAGCTTAATAGCTTTGGTTTTACAGTTCGGTTAGATGACAATGGTGTAGAAGGGTTTGTAGATGCACGGAAACTACCGCAAAGTTATAGCTTTGATCCTTTGTATCAAACTCTTCATAGTAAAGATAAAGAACAACGTTTCACTCTAGAGCAAGCCGTTAGCGTACAGTTATTACAGGCTGATGTGAAACGGCGCAGTGTTCGATTTACCTTAGTAAACTAA
- a CDS encoding ABC transporter substrate-binding protein codes for MSVSMSEFAIGSSNERIKIVINDWTSQIVMSNISAIFFQEMGYKTSFVQLTTDAQWSMISRGHIHLQLEVWEGTMATQYKKLMDNNRIIDLGNHNAKTREDWWYPDYVEEKCPGLPDWKALLDCSELFTNEKSNGKGIYLGGPWEKPDAKRIRVLGLNFNVERVSHGDQLWIELEQAYNKRKPIVLFNWTPNWIEYKYKGKFVEFPEYSTKCETDPSWGINPEATYDCGNPKNGWLKKIAWIKFPNKWPCAYQVAKRMNFTNELIAELVYWVDGQYLTHLQAAQQWIKTKKHIWQQWIPPECKRDSMSIYEE; via the coding sequence ATGTCAGTCTCAATGTCAGAGTTTGCTATTGGAAGTTCTAATGAGCGGATAAAAATAGTGATAAATGACTGGACCAGCCAGATTGTTATGTCAAATATATCAGCTATTTTTTTTCAAGAGATGGGTTATAAAACTTCCTTTGTTCAATTAACGACTGATGCTCAGTGGAGTATGATCAGCAGAGGACATATTCATTTACAGTTAGAAGTGTGGGAAGGCACCATGGCTACCCAATACAAAAAACTGATGGATAACAATAGAATTATTGATCTTGGTAACCACAATGCTAAAACTCGGGAAGACTGGTGGTACCCTGACTATGTAGAAGAAAAGTGCCCTGGCCTACCAGATTGGAAAGCACTTCTTGACTGCTCAGAATTATTTACAAATGAAAAATCTAACGGCAAAGGTATTTACTTAGGTGGCCCATGGGAGAAACCAGATGCCAAACGAATAAGAGTATTAGGGCTTAATTTTAATGTAGAAAGGGTTTCTCATGGCGATCAACTATGGATCGAACTAGAGCAAGCTTACAATAAAAGAAAACCCATAGTGCTTTTCAACTGGACCCCAAACTGGATTGAATATAAATACAAAGGCAAATTTGTAGAGTTTCCAGAGTACTCTACAAAATGCGAGACAGACCCATCATGGGGAATTAACCCAGAAGCAACCTATGATTGCGGCAATCCTAAAAATGGTTGGCTAAAAAAAATTGCCTGGATTAAATTTCCCAATAAATGGCCTTGTGCCTATCAAGTCGCCAAAAGAATGAATTTTACCAACGAATTAATTGCCGAACTTGTTTACTGGGTAGATGGACAATATTTAACCCATCTACAAGCAGCACAACAATGGATTAAAACTAAAAAGCATATCTGGCAACAATGGATACCACCCGAGTGCAAAAGAGACTCTATGAGTATATATGAAGAATAA
- a CDS encoding M14 family zinc carboxypeptidase, with product MKLHSWGLVGIMLTGAVVGSAHTSHDLISQQKKTVKAFFPNLTKAHQAVMQFDTLESDYQTGYLTIAATSQEQQKLLRQGFKLLPYPSYQVALDNIRNRADNDSGIPGYSCYPTVEETFQQAVALQAKYPDLVQLVDIGDSWGKSNNKGGYDLLVLKLTNRTHDIESKPKLMISSAIHAREYATAGLTLTFAKQLLSEYGTEADATWVLDYHEVHILLQANPDGRKKAEQGVLWRKNVNLDAKCAWSSNRTGIDLNRNFSYAWNSTSNGSSGNVCNDTYRGTAAGSEPEVQALEAYLKGIFPDRRGPDRGDPAPEDTRGIHLDIHSHGKLILWPWGTAGSNAPNHQALQTLGRKFAYFNDHTPYRSVELYETDGTSDGASYGDLGVAAFTFELGKAFFESCDYFQKEILPTNLPALMYAAKVVSSPYKTPAGPDIIDLKQQTLGDEFSQTIELVATADDRRYSNKRGAEPAQSIQKVAYFIDEPPWLANTPSGWFEAVDGSLNQPVESVKAILDTAGWKKGQHTVYVSAQDADNNWGAVSALFTYKK from the coding sequence ATGAAACTTCATTCATGGGGGCTAGTGGGGATAATGCTAACAGGGGCTGTTGTTGGTTCTGCCCATACAAGTCATGACCTTATTAGCCAGCAAAAAAAAACAGTAAAAGCTTTCTTTCCCAATCTGACTAAAGCACATCAGGCTGTTATGCAGTTTGATACCCTTGAATCTGATTATCAAACAGGATATTTGACTATTGCAGCTACTTCTCAAGAGCAGCAGAAGTTGCTTAGGCAGGGCTTTAAATTATTGCCATACCCCAGCTACCAGGTGGCATTAGATAACATTCGAAATCGAGCAGATAATGACAGTGGTATACCTGGGTATAGCTGTTATCCAACAGTTGAGGAGACTTTTCAGCAAGCCGTAGCACTTCAAGCGAAGTATCCAGATTTGGTGCAGTTGGTTGATATTGGAGATTCATGGGGAAAAAGCAACAATAAAGGGGGATATGACTTACTGGTACTTAAGTTAACTAATCGTACCCATGATATTGAATCTAAACCTAAATTAATGATTAGCAGTGCCATTCATGCCAGGGAGTATGCAACAGCAGGCTTGACCTTAACCTTTGCTAAACAGTTATTGTCTGAATATGGAACAGAAGCAGATGCTACCTGGGTTTTAGATTACCATGAGGTTCATATTTTATTGCAGGCTAACCCTGATGGCCGAAAAAAAGCTGAGCAGGGGGTGTTATGGCGTAAGAATGTAAACCTAGATGCAAAGTGTGCTTGGAGTAGCAACCGTACAGGGATTGATTTAAACCGTAACTTTAGTTATGCCTGGAATAGTACCAGCAATGGCTCCAGTGGTAATGTTTGTAACGATACCTATCGTGGCACTGCTGCTGGTTCAGAGCCAGAAGTGCAAGCGCTTGAAGCTTATTTAAAGGGCATTTTCCCAGATAGACGTGGCCCAGATCGCGGTGATCCTGCACCAGAAGACACTCGTGGTATTCATTTAGATATTCATAGTCATGGCAAGTTAATTCTCTGGCCATGGGGGACTGCTGGAAGTAATGCACCTAATCATCAAGCTTTACAAACCTTAGGGCGTAAGTTCGCTTATTTTAATGATCATACTCCCTATCGGTCCGTTGAGTTATATGAAACTGATGGCACCAGTGATGGAGCGAGTTATGGTGATCTAGGGGTGGCTGCATTTACTTTTGAGTTAGGAAAAGCATTTTTTGAGTCTTGTGATTATTTCCAGAAGGAGATTCTACCCACCAACTTACCAGCACTTATGTATGCGGCAAAAGTTGTAAGCAGTCCTTATAAAACGCCTGCTGGTCCAGATATTATTGATTTAAAACAGCAGACGTTGGGTGATGAATTTAGCCAAACTATTGAACTTGTTGCAACGGCTGATGATCGCCGATATAGCAATAAAAGAGGAGCAGAACCCGCTCAATCTATTCAAAAAGTAGCTTATTTTATTGATGAGCCACCTTGGTTAGCAAATACCCCCAGTGGCTGGTTTGAAGCAGTTGATGGTAGTTTAAACCAGCCAGTTGAGTCAGTTAAAGCAATTCTCGATACAGCTGGCTGGAAAAAAGGTCAGCATACGGTGTATGTAAGTGCACAAGATGCAGATAATAATTGGGGGGCAGTAAGTGCGCTATTTACTTATAAAAAGTAA
- a CDS encoding methyl-accepting chemotaxis protein produces the protein MNAMFQNAWFAILLNIVAIVCVLVVDLANGFFLSALLALILIVWLYTLNKVALKLNNKLHMDDKKKNLTLYEEIKIFISKTKELIAAKVVAAHSSNEKVRMITADAIAKLDRSFSVLDSSTKKQNNLIGEIVAYFSKSEKDEQPRTVNFEKFSKKTSGIIGNYVNLLVSMSDHSIQAVYKIEEMVSELDGMFAQLSKLRNITDQTSLLALNAAIESARAGDAGKGFAVVAQEVRKLSFKSNDFNCLIRSQAETVKAKVNEVEEIVGNIASMDMNEMINAKGFIDQMMEELGKGEVEVGRLVSELADVSQVTYQEAHKAITALQFEDIVRQLTDKITDELNYLEKSINMSDDYVTKDSNVISYLKQISSKIAEIVASKKDVETHYSHNIKNESVSPGDVELF, from the coding sequence ATGAATGCAATGTTTCAAAACGCTTGGTTTGCTATCTTATTAAATATAGTTGCAATAGTCTGTGTGTTAGTAGTTGATTTAGCTAATGGTTTTTTTCTTAGCGCCCTGTTAGCTTTAATATTAATAGTCTGGTTGTATACCCTTAATAAAGTAGCTTTAAAGTTGAATAATAAGTTGCACATGGATGACAAGAAGAAAAACTTAACGCTCTATGAAGAAATTAAAATATTTATTAGTAAAACTAAGGAGCTCATAGCTGCTAAAGTTGTAGCAGCCCATAGTTCAAATGAGAAGGTCCGTATGATCACTGCGGATGCAATAGCTAAATTAGATAGAAGCTTTTCTGTTTTAGATTCATCTACAAAAAAACAAAATAACTTAATTGGTGAAATTGTTGCTTATTTTTCTAAGAGTGAAAAAGATGAGCAACCAAGAACTGTTAACTTTGAGAAGTTTTCTAAGAAAACATCTGGGATTATTGGAAACTATGTAAATTTATTGGTTAGTATGAGTGATCATAGTATTCAGGCTGTTTATAAAATTGAAGAAATGGTAAGTGAGCTTGATGGTATGTTTGCTCAGCTATCGAAATTAAGAAATATTACTGATCAAACTAGCCTACTTGCTTTAAACGCGGCTATCGAGTCTGCTCGAGCAGGAGATGCAGGAAAGGGGTTTGCTGTTGTGGCTCAAGAAGTAAGAAAACTGTCTTTTAAATCAAATGACTTCAATTGTTTGATCCGCTCTCAAGCAGAAACAGTTAAAGCAAAAGTGAATGAAGTTGAAGAGATTGTAGGCAACATTGCGTCTATGGATATGAATGAGATGATTAATGCAAAAGGTTTTATAGATCAGATGATGGAGGAGCTGGGGAAGGGAGAGGTTGAAGTAGGCAGGTTAGTATCTGAGTTAGCTGATGTGAGTCAGGTTACTTATCAGGAAGCACATAAGGCGATTACAGCGTTACAATTTGAAGATATTGTTAGACAGCTTACTGACAAAATTACAGATGAGCTAAATTATTTAGAGAAAAGTATTAATATGAGTGATGATTATGTTACTAAAGATAGTAATGTTATCTCTTATCTAAAACAAATAAGTAGTAAAATTGCTGAAATTGTAGCATCCAAAAAAGATGTAGAAACCCACTACAGTCACAATATCAAGAATGAGTCAGTAAGCCCAGGTGATGTAGAGTTATTTTAA
- a CDS encoding L,D-transpeptidase family protein — protein sequence MLLRCLRLVIALIITPVAVANTTSNHTPNNQQYHHLSKALQHYKQLEESGAWSQLPSYSQVLTQDPVKKAALLHNLLLLTGDIAKPGGSLQKGLISFQTRHKLPPSGILDYKSYQALARPPEEKAAIITKNLTRLDQLPENMGDRYVLVNIADYSLKLVEDSKTKLTMKVIVGKKARQTPIWADTIKSIVVNPPWNVPRKIAVKDILPKLRRQPDFLQNHNFLVLRGWGQNAQMVPPYSLVESGMPWQKVSYKKFPYRLKQLPGPGNALGRFKFDFPNKHSVYLHDTSQPHLFRQNNRALSSGCVRVEKPRELAESLLQLNRGWQPTKLDRLLDTSRTVTLRLEQPIPIYLAYMTAWVDTLGKVHFAKDIYGHDQRPLEVARR from the coding sequence GTGCTACTTCGCTGTCTAAGGCTGGTGATAGCGTTAATAATAACCCCTGTCGCAGTTGCCAACACTACGTCTAATCACACGCCTAATAATCAACAGTACCATCATCTGTCAAAGGCGTTACAACATTATAAACAGCTGGAAGAGTCTGGTGCATGGAGTCAACTACCCAGTTATTCTCAGGTATTAACTCAGGATCCGGTAAAAAAAGCAGCACTGTTACATAACCTACTGCTGTTAACAGGCGATATAGCAAAACCAGGTGGTTCTTTGCAAAAAGGCCTAATAAGTTTTCAAACTCGTCATAAGCTACCACCTAGCGGTATTCTGGATTACAAAAGTTATCAGGCATTAGCTCGCCCTCCTGAAGAAAAAGCAGCGATTATTACCAAAAATCTTACTCGGTTAGACCAGTTACCAGAAAACATGGGCGATCGTTATGTGCTGGTAAACATAGCTGACTATAGTTTGAAGCTGGTAGAAGACAGTAAGACTAAATTAACAATGAAAGTCATTGTGGGTAAAAAAGCTCGACAGACGCCTATCTGGGCTGACACGATTAAATCGATAGTTGTAAACCCACCTTGGAATGTACCAAGAAAAATAGCAGTAAAAGATATTTTGCCAAAATTGAGGCGGCAGCCCGACTTTTTGCAAAATCATAATTTTCTTGTCTTGAGAGGCTGGGGGCAAAATGCCCAAATGGTTCCGCCTTATTCACTAGTAGAGTCAGGAATGCCTTGGCAAAAAGTGTCGTATAAGAAGTTTCCCTATCGGTTAAAACAACTTCCTGGGCCGGGAAATGCGTTAGGGCGTTTTAAATTTGACTTTCCAAATAAACACTCTGTTTATTTGCATGATACATCTCAACCTCACTTATTTCGGCAAAATAATCGGGCATTAAGCTCAGGTTGTGTGCGGGTAGAAAAACCAAGGGAGCTGGCTGAGAGCCTATTACAGCTTAATCGAGGGTGGCAACCGACTAAGTTGGATCGGCTGTTGGATACAAGTAGAACCGTTACATTGCGGCTAGAGCAACCTATACCTATTTATTTGGCTTATATGACAGCTTGGGTTGATACTCTTGGTAAAGTGCATTTTGCTAAGGATATCTATGGGCATGATCAAAGGCCGCTTGAGGTAGCCAGACGTTAG
- a CDS encoding substrate-binding periplasmic protein yields the protein MKRLVALVIGLVIGYGMFANAVAEKVYLTSLDWPPYTGKKLTQQGASVAVAKAVFKAAGYDLIVEFFPWKRAVDLAKDDPKYAGYFPEYFAAELEQDFIFSEPMGSGPLGFAELKSAAVAWQTLHDLKEVKIGTVSGYVNTAEFDQMAAKGELRVDAAGSDTTNLLKLNGGRISLAVIDKNVMHYLLSTEKKLVKAKNNIQFNNKMLEDKKLYICFKKNDKGKMLVNAFNKALTEVDVQKIMNKYFSDEM from the coding sequence ATGAAGCGGTTAGTAGCACTTGTTATTGGTTTGGTGATTGGTTATGGAATGTTTGCCAATGCAGTGGCTGAAAAAGTGTATCTTACTTCGTTAGACTGGCCACCTTATACTGGAAAAAAACTTACCCAGCAAGGTGCATCAGTTGCTGTCGCTAAAGCTGTATTTAAAGCAGCTGGTTATGACCTTATAGTAGAGTTTTTTCCTTGGAAACGAGCAGTTGACTTAGCCAAAGATGATCCAAAATATGCTGGCTATTTCCCTGAGTATTTTGCTGCTGAGTTAGAGCAAGACTTTATTTTTTCAGAGCCAATGGGTAGTGGACCTTTAGGGTTTGCAGAGCTGAAATCTGCGGCTGTAGCTTGGCAAACGTTGCATGATCTAAAAGAAGTTAAAATTGGTACTGTAAGTGGTTATGTAAATACAGCAGAATTTGACCAAATGGCCGCAAAAGGAGAGTTACGAGTTGATGCCGCAGGTAGTGATACAACTAATTTACTAAAACTAAACGGTGGAAGGATTAGTTTAGCTGTTATTGATAAAAATGTAATGCATTATCTGCTTTCAACTGAAAAAAAACTAGTTAAGGCAAAAAATAATATACAGTTTAATAACAAGATGCTAGAGGATAAAAAGCTCTATATTTGCTTTAAGAAAAATGATAAAGGAAAAATGCTGGTTAATGCTTTTAATAAAGCGCTAACAGAAGTTGATGTTCAAAAAATTATGAATAAATATTTTTCTGATGAAATGTAG
- a CDS encoding AAA family ATPase, whose amino-acid sequence MLSNELVDSGEVEHCWLAGPFPVLQPCCDYLFHFAYHFASNVHAVVKSNAEQRRIKQRYPFVQTHLTKTTSSLSAVVESEVDGARASQFFVVSKDTDWVLAKELDMTPLPIEKVLVNSDQLQTAAFHSSSKLNHLLTQEPVERRQYLHAKHNKVAIMGPESAGKSTLALALAQQLRFPLVNEYARLWLSYQDDVGCYEDIALIAKVQQAIEQTVAAQAKLVLFDTGLMTTQIWSQVLFRKVPEWLEKQVQQHHYDLVLLVAPDLPWQFDPQRCQPEQEAREHFFLQCEALLKQLGIVYQVISGIDRLEQAKQALVTKFSCVSC is encoded by the coding sequence ATGTTGAGTAATGAGCTAGTAGATAGTGGAGAAGTAGAGCACTGTTGGTTAGCCGGTCCTTTTCCAGTGCTTCAGCCTTGTTGCGATTATCTCTTTCATTTTGCTTATCACTTTGCTAGCAACGTTCATGCTGTTGTAAAGAGCAATGCTGAGCAGCGGAGGATTAAGCAGCGCTATCCATTTGTCCAAACTCACTTGACTAAGACTACAAGTAGCCTCTCTGCTGTTGTGGAGTCAGAGGTTGATGGTGCGAGGGCTAGCCAGTTTTTTGTTGTGTCTAAAGACACTGACTGGGTATTGGCAAAAGAATTAGATATGACTCCATTACCTATTGAAAAAGTACTCGTTAATTCTGATCAACTCCAGACTGCTGCTTTTCATTCCAGTTCAAAACTGAATCACTTGTTAACACAAGAACCTGTTGAACGTAGGCAATATCTACATGCCAAGCACAATAAAGTGGCTATTATGGGACCGGAGTCTGCTGGAAAGTCGACATTAGCCTTAGCACTCGCACAACAACTGAGGTTTCCATTGGTTAATGAGTATGCAAGGCTATGGTTATCATACCAAGATGATGTTGGTTGCTATGAAGATATTGCCTTAATTGCCAAAGTACAACAGGCTATTGAGCAAACGGTTGCAGCTCAAGCGAAGCTGGTGTTGTTTGACACAGGGTTAATGACAACTCAAATTTGGAGTCAGGTACTATTTCGCAAGGTACCTGAGTGGCTGGAGAAACAAGTTCAGCAGCATCACTATGATTTGGTATTACTTGTTGCACCTGATTTACCTTGGCAGTTTGATCCTCAACGATGTCAACCTGAACAAGAAGCTCGTGAGCACTTTTTTCTGCAATGTGAAGCATTGTTAAAGCAGCTTGGGATTGTCTATCAAGTTATTTCAGGAATAGATCGGTTAGAACAGGCAAAGCAGGCCCTGGTGACTAAATTTTCTTGCGTTAGCTGCTGA
- a CDS encoding STAS domain-containing protein — protein MNKHTSPTLKTTTTGNSIIIRVGKEFTFKLAHAFRETYIDLKNHDYTYIVDLKETEYIDSSSLGILLNMKKHLNCSKEKIKIINCNNHITKLFALSKFDEAFIVQSQTSTHPQ, from the coding sequence ATGAATAAACATACTAGCCCTACACTAAAAACAACAACTACTGGCAATAGCATCATAATTCGAGTCGGGAAAGAGTTTACTTTTAAATTAGCTCATGCGTTTAGAGAAACTTATATCGACCTAAAAAACCATGATTATACTTATATTGTTGACTTAAAAGAGACTGAATATATAGATAGTTCTTCATTAGGCATTTTACTCAACATGAAAAAACACTTAAATTGTAGCAAGGAAAAAATCAAGATAATAAACTGTAACAACCATATAACAAAGTTATTTGCTTTATCCAAATTTGATGAAGCTTTCATTGTACAATCTCAAACAAGCACTCATCCACAGTAA
- a CDS encoding substrate-binding periplasmic protein: protein MIFMKKMACSILLGSIASAYSLISFADKTVTISTGEYSPWVSKKLKHLGYVSHIVNEAFKREGYTVEFKFFPWKRAYESAKKGEFHATSFWFKSPDREKDFYYSEPVSTEKTVFFHLKTNPLTDWSSVADLKGKTIGATTGYTYTKAFWEAGENGTVKISTASSDDKNFKKLLASRVDLFPMGTVAGYGLLADKFDETSVHLITFHPKPLVESTGHLLFSKQKAGNEELLKIFNAGLKKLKDEGLDQKWREDLMAGGYKK, encoded by the coding sequence ATGATATTTATGAAAAAAATGGCCTGCTCTATTCTATTAGGCTCAATTGCAAGCGCTTACTCCCTAATCAGCTTTGCAGATAAAACTGTAACTATTTCTACAGGTGAGTATAGCCCCTGGGTTTCTAAAAAACTAAAGCATCTTGGCTATGTCAGTCACATTGTTAATGAAGCATTCAAACGCGAAGGCTATACCGTAGAATTTAAATTTTTTCCTTGGAAACGCGCTTATGAGTCAGCCAAAAAAGGAGAGTTCCACGCTACTTCTTTCTGGTTTAAGTCCCCTGATCGAGAAAAAGACTTTTACTATAGTGAACCAGTCTCTACCGAAAAAACTGTTTTCTTTCATTTGAAAACTAACCCGCTAACTGACTGGAGTTCAGTAGCAGACTTAAAAGGAAAAACGATTGGCGCCACCACAGGATACACTTATACCAAAGCATTTTGGGAAGCAGGAGAAAACGGCACAGTAAAAATCAGCACCGCTTCCAGTGATGATAAGAATTTTAAAAAACTATTAGCTTCTCGAGTAGATTTATTCCCTATGGGCACAGTGGCAGGGTATGGCTTGCTTGCTGATAAATTTGATGAAACATCAGTTCACTTGATTACGTTCCACCCCAAGCCCCTTGTTGAATCTACAGGACACTTATTATTTTCTAAGCAAAAAGCAGGCAATGAGGAATTATTAAAAATATTTAATGCAGGGTTAAAAAAGCTTAAAGATGAAGGACTCGATCAAAAATGGCGGGAAGACTTAATGGCAGGTGGATATAAAAAATAA